A window of the Candidatus Nitrosotalea okcheonensis genome harbors these coding sequences:
- a CDS encoding Lrp/AsnC family transcriptional regulator has protein sequence MSDAFLTVVDKIDRRIIELLMENARIPARQIAIKLRNEGHDIQDRAVAYRIERLEKKQIIKGYETILRQSLVEDFEALYLRFKASKSSDIITDKICNFVKDLPNCLLTATVSGNWNLLILTAKDEHGKKCERQIIEKFCDHIEDYRICNLKFESINTLNMQSVMI, from the coding sequence ATGTCAGACGCATTTTTGACGGTAGTTGACAAGATAGACCGGAGAATAATAGAATTGCTCATGGAAAATGCAAGGATTCCAGCTCGCCAGATAGCTATCAAGCTAAGAAACGAAGGTCACGATATTCAAGATAGGGCAGTTGCGTACAGGATAGAACGGCTTGAAAAAAAGCAAATAATCAAGGGTTATGAGACAATTCTTCGACAATCACTTGTTGAGGACTTTGAAGCCCTGTATCTCAGATTCAAGGCAAGCAAATCATCAGACATCATAACGGACAAGATTTGTAATTTCGTGAAAGATTTACCAAATTGTTTGCTGACTGCAACAGTTAGTGGAAACTGGAATCTTTTGATATTGACTGCAAAAGACGAACATGGTAAAAAGTGTGAGAGACAGATAATTGAGAAATTTTGTGATCATATTGAGGATTACAGAATTTGCAACTTGAAATTTGAATCCATCAATACGCTTAACATGCAATCAGTCATGATATAG
- a CDS encoding phosphoribosylformylglycinamidine synthase subunit PurS, with the protein MPSFKVNVIIENKPEIVDPEGDTILNDLILKDKKTSIKKVRSAKMLRFVIDAKNKESAEKTVLGICNEFRIFNPLVSKVSTETLDS; encoded by the coding sequence ATGCCTTCCTTTAAAGTCAATGTAATAATTGAAAACAAACCTGAAATTGTAGATCCTGAAGGCGATACAATCTTAAACGACTTGATTCTAAAAGACAAAAAGACTAGCATCAAAAAGGTTCGTTCTGCTAAGATGCTCAGATTTGTGATAGATGCAAAAAACAAAGAGTCTGCAGAAAAGACAGTACTTGGAATATGTAATGAATTTAGAATATTCAATCCGCTTGTAAGTAAAGTATCAACTGAGACGCTAGATTCCTAG
- a CDS encoding winged helix-turn-helix domain-containing protein has product MSTLLQKELKISKILSTNADQAKALDDAARIKILQILYHKQFATEQIVEELNKIGYRKATTTIRHHLDILKNAGLIEIVKMEEVRGAVMKYYGTSVRVMGTKLPANFETEFSKTIADTSVKLEKVIKNIAENTGSKIKKKNSKNVTAESNYEEQIVMEIVNRAMTRVFENNGQLLLQK; this is encoded by the coding sequence ATGTCTACACTGCTACAAAAAGAACTCAAAATAAGCAAAATACTTAGCACTAATGCAGATCAAGCAAAAGCCCTTGATGATGCTGCAAGAATAAAGATTCTACAAATCTTGTATCATAAGCAATTTGCTACAGAACAGATTGTTGAGGAACTTAACAAGATTGGATATAGAAAAGCAACCACCACCATAAGACATCATCTTGATATCCTAAAAAATGCAGGACTGATCGAAATTGTAAAAATGGAAGAAGTCCGGGGCGCAGTAATGAAATATTATGGTACATCTGTTCGGGTCATGGGAACAAAACTTCCTGCCAATTTTGAAACCGAGTTTTCAAAGACAATTGCAGACACTTCAGTCAAACTGGAAAAAGTAATAAAAAATATTGCAGAGAACACTGGATCAAAAATAAAGAAAAAAAATTCCAAGAATGTCACTGCCGAATCGAATTATGAGGAACAAATCGTGATGGAGATTGTTAACAGGGCAATGACTAGAGTGTTTGAAAATAACGGGCAATTGCTTTTGCAAAAATAA
- a CDS encoding YHS domain-containing protein: protein MARDPVCKMEVDEKSAPSSNHGGQTYYFCCPSCKGAFEKNPTKYA, encoded by the coding sequence ATGGCTAGAGATCCAGTATGTAAAATGGAAGTGGATGAAAAGAGTGCGCCCTCATCAAATCACGGAGGTCAGACCTACTATTTTTGCTGTCCATCCTGCAAAGGCGCATTCGAGAAGAATCCTACCAAATATGCTTGA
- a CDS encoding cupin domain-containing protein gives MKKINTLKLGPDKALVKSKKRYFVGNAWLSDISAHLKIQGEKTYLANFSNGARTKVHYHQGGQILVVTKGTGILVIYKKTNINRDKVRIKKLSESSLTKGDIVFIPKNILHWHGAIKGKNFAHIALNIFTEKAKEAQTIWYESDFESYATKIK, from the coding sequence GTGAAAAAAATAAACACTTTGAAACTAGGACCCGACAAGGCACTTGTCAAAAGTAAAAAAAGATATTTTGTGGGAAATGCATGGCTAAGTGACATTTCAGCCCATCTGAAAATCCAAGGGGAAAAAACATACCTTGCGAATTTTAGTAACGGTGCAAGGACCAAGGTGCATTATCACCAAGGCGGACAAATTCTTGTGGTCACAAAGGGTACAGGAATACTTGTGATTTACAAAAAAACTAACATCAACAGAGATAAAGTCCGGATAAAAAAACTCTCAGAGTCGAGTCTTACAAAAGGCGATATTGTTTTCATTCCTAAAAATATTTTACACTGGCATGGTGCCATAAAGGGAAAAAACTTTGCTCATATAGCACTTAACATATTTACAGAAAAAGCAAAAGAAGCACAAACAATCTGGTATGAATCTGATTTTGAATCGTATGCCACAAAAATAAAATAA
- the purF gene encoding amidophosphoribosyltransferase yields MVKENCGVVGIFSLDGVNVIPMVIDSLRALQHRGQEAWGVAIPKKQPHKQIGLVSSAISEFDKVTREYESPAAIGHVRYSTMGKSNLENAQPLKVKDLCVAHNGTISNVEELTGMVGGCTFTPQNVSDTLIAAQRLVTLMADNGKLGNALSILKNEMVGSFCFTFVSDDNAVYAARDPKGFRPMVLGYRKDNNTYIVASESAALSAVGAQLIRDVKPGELLKISNTGLESEMFSEEKKPAHCSFEFTYFAHPSSVMEGSNIYLARKRIGQFLARKFAIKDADIVIPVPDSARPAALGYAQELGVPFEEGLLKDRYSRKGPLRSFIEPHQADRVEINRWIIPITQVISGKHVVVVDDSLVRGTSSKAIIKALRRAGAKKISMVITFPQIQFPCYAGIDFPSQDELVTYMGDGKKYTEDEITEKVRQLIGADFLGYNDAKNLADAVGMDSNSMCFTCSSGDYSTLGIKPMFKTRAEIKGE; encoded by the coding sequence ATGGTTAAGGAAAACTGTGGTGTAGTCGGAATATTTAGTCTGGATGGTGTAAATGTTATTCCGATGGTGATTGATTCACTGCGTGCACTTCAACACAGGGGCCAGGAAGCATGGGGCGTAGCAATACCAAAAAAACAACCGCATAAACAGATTGGACTTGTCTCCTCGGCAATATCAGAGTTTGACAAAGTTACACGTGAGTACGAATCACCTGCGGCAATAGGTCATGTCAGATATTCTACCATGGGCAAAAGTAACTTGGAAAATGCTCAACCGCTCAAGGTAAAAGACCTATGTGTTGCTCACAATGGTACTATTTCTAACGTAGAAGAACTCACCGGAATGGTAGGGGGATGCACCTTTACTCCTCAAAATGTCAGTGATACGCTGATTGCAGCCCAGAGGCTTGTTACACTGATGGCAGATAATGGAAAGCTTGGAAATGCATTATCTATTTTAAAAAATGAAATGGTTGGCTCGTTCTGTTTTACATTTGTATCTGATGACAATGCTGTTTATGCAGCACGTGATCCAAAAGGATTCAGACCGATGGTTTTAGGATATAGAAAAGATAATAATACATACATTGTTGCTTCCGAATCTGCAGCACTTTCTGCAGTGGGAGCACAACTTATCCGTGATGTAAAACCTGGTGAACTATTGAAAATCAGTAATACTGGTTTGGAATCTGAAATGTTTTCAGAAGAAAAAAAACCAGCTCACTGTTCGTTCGAATTTACCTATTTTGCACATCCCTCAAGTGTAATGGAGGGCTCTAACATTTATCTGGCAAGAAAAAGGATTGGGCAATTTCTTGCTCGCAAGTTTGCAATAAAGGATGCAGATATTGTAATCCCGGTTCCTGATTCTGCAAGGCCTGCAGCACTTGGATATGCACAAGAGCTTGGAGTGCCATTTGAAGAAGGATTACTCAAAGATAGGTATAGCCGAAAGGGCCCATTGCGCAGCTTTATTGAACCACATCAGGCAGATAGAGTTGAAATTAATCGCTGGATAATTCCAATCACACAGGTCATATCCGGAAAACATGTAGTTGTTGTTGATGATAGTCTTGTTCGAGGTACTAGCTCAAAGGCAATCATCAAGGCTCTGCGTAGAGCAGGTGCAAAAAAGATAAGCATGGTGATAACATTCCCACAAATTCAATTCCCATGTTATGCTGGAATTGACTTTCCATCACAAGATGAACTTGTAACATACATGGGTGATGGAAAAAAATACACTGAAGATGAAATTACTGAAAAAGTAAGGCAGCTTATTGGGGCAGATTTTCTTGGTTATAATGATGCAAAGAACCTCGCAGATGCAGTTGGAATGGATTCTAACTCAATGTGTTTTACTTGCTCAAGCGGAGACTATTCTACACTGGGAATAAAGCCTATGTTTAAAACAAGGGCAGAAATCAAAGGTGAATGA
- the purC gene encoding phosphoribosylaminoimidazolesuccinocarboxamide synthase: MKFLRSGKVKDIYELPDGNILFHFSDRVSAFDVKFPTPIPRKGEVLCRFAEFWFKKLPTKNHYVRTEGKYKIVVKKMQMIPIECVVRGYFYGSLVQRWKDGKVKLPDGFISQLAAKLPTPIFDPTTKSETHDVPISKQDAIDRNLVSKNEYEWLETTSLEIYGQMFKIADAAGFVLADLKLEFGKVGDEILLGDSIGPDEYRLWPKESYHIGHIQESFDKQLLRDWLASNGYQKKFEDDRDAGKEPIAPPLSDALCLELSSRYITAYEKITGIKF; the protein is encoded by the coding sequence TTGAAGTTTTTACGCTCAGGAAAGGTAAAAGACATTTACGAGCTTCCAGACGGCAATATTTTATTTCATTTCTCAGACAGGGTGTCTGCATTTGATGTAAAATTCCCAACTCCGATTCCACGAAAAGGTGAGGTGTTGTGCAGGTTTGCTGAATTTTGGTTCAAAAAACTACCGACAAAAAATCATTACGTCCGAACAGAAGGAAAGTACAAAATTGTGGTAAAAAAAATGCAAATGATTCCAATTGAATGTGTGGTACGTGGATATTTTTACGGTAGCCTGGTTCAAAGATGGAAAGATGGTAAAGTCAAGTTGCCAGACGGTTTTATTTCACAACTTGCAGCAAAACTACCCACTCCGATCTTTGATCCTACTACAAAATCCGAAACACATGATGTTCCAATATCAAAGCAGGATGCAATTGATAGAAACCTTGTAAGTAAAAACGAGTATGAGTGGCTTGAAACCACGTCACTTGAGATTTATGGACAGATGTTTAAAATTGCAGATGCTGCAGGATTTGTTCTAGCTGACCTGAAGCTAGAGTTTGGTAAGGTGGGAGATGAGATTTTACTTGGCGATTCAATTGGACCTGACGAATACCGATTGTGGCCAAAAGAATCGTATCATATAGGACACATTCAAGAAAGTTTTGACAAACAGCTATTGCGTGATTGGCTTGCATCAAACGGATATCAAAAAAAGTTTGAAGATGACAGGGATGCTGGAAAAGAACCAATTGCACCACCACTCTCTGATGCACTATGTCTTGAATTGTCATCAAGATACATTACTGCATACGAAAAGATAACTGGAATCAAGTTTTAA
- a CDS encoding rhomboid family intramembrane serine protease: MLKLGVPPPVTTTLVVVNILVFAYGILSNSQNVMISQYGFVPNGLFKDGYLEDSILRLFTSMFIHAGIAHIAFNMFALAYMGGFAERAIGKPKYIALYLLAGLGGALFHGVVASYALGNGDSVLIGASGAISGILGISAAMGDIRGYYWFVIQILFVFIGSIASLSIAFAAHVGGFITGLVLTKLLIELERSKRNPYRGLT, translated from the coding sequence ATGCTAAAACTTGGTGTTCCTCCACCCGTTACTACAACACTGGTTGTTGTAAATATTCTAGTTTTTGCATACGGCATCCTTAGTAACTCACAAAATGTAATGATTTCCCAGTACGGGTTTGTTCCAAACGGTTTGTTCAAGGATGGCTATCTCGAAGATAGTATTTTGAGACTATTTACATCAATGTTCATCCATGCAGGCATTGCACACATTGCATTCAACATGTTTGCATTGGCATACATGGGTGGATTTGCGGAGAGAGCCATAGGCAAGCCAAAATATATTGCACTATATCTATTAGCAGGACTTGGAGGAGCGCTATTTCACGGAGTTGTTGCATCATATGCACTTGGAAATGGAGATTCTGTGCTCATCGGAGCGTCAGGAGCAATCTCTGGGATTCTTGGAATTTCGGCAGCGATGGGAGACATAAGAGGGTATTATTGGTTTGTAATTCAAATACTCTTTGTATTCATAGGCTCTATTGCATCACTTTCAATAGCATTTGCTGCACATGTTGGTGGATTTATCACAGGACTTGTTCTGACAAAACTTTTGATCGAGCTGGAACGTAGCAAGAGAAATCCATATCGAGGGTTGACTTGA
- a CDS encoding CBS domain-containing protein: protein MGLVRDIMVRTVITIEHDKNAKDVALLFAEKGISSLVVVKDGKPIGLVTERDLARKISTTDRKSAEVPLSEIMSANFRWVEPMTLIEDAVQKMLNKNVRRLLVLDNNSLVGIITETDLAKYLRSKLLIDGALDDVTALNRKVIKSG from the coding sequence ATGGGCCTAGTTCGTGACATCATGGTTCGTACTGTGATTACTATTGAGCATGACAAGAATGCAAAGGATGTGGCGCTGCTCTTTGCAGAAAAAGGAATTAGTTCGCTTGTGGTGGTCAAAGACGGCAAGCCAATCGGACTTGTGACTGAGAGAGATCTTGCTCGTAAAATCTCAACAACTGATAGAAAAAGTGCAGAGGTTCCACTATCAGAGATAATGTCAGCCAACTTTAGATGGGTTGAGCCAATGACTCTGATCGAAGACGCTGTCCAAAAGATGTTAAACAAGAATGTGCGAAGACTGCTGGTTTTAGACAATAACAGCTTGGTGGGAATCATAACAGAGACAGACCTTGCAAAATACTTGCGAAGCAAGTTGCTCATAGACGGAGCCTTGGACGACGTTACTGCCCTTAACAGAAAAGTGATAAAAAGTGGCTAG
- a CDS encoding YkgJ family cysteine cluster protein yields MVDKTFTVHRNKAGQNEKRNLDVSTGNDTREYPCVSCHTNCCKEYVIFVNAHDVYRLSIGLGLDPENFLDIYGAKDFDLGIKVKEGLVDLALKQKNDACTFLVESKDVFRCTVNEFKPGVCKSYPFQMKDGKLTQMSDKMCPADWNTREFETMMKTHLKKDDDEWKFYHDLILEWNKKHWMRKPLSAFLRFILYQVAHSVPFDSDTALSQ; encoded by the coding sequence TTGGTAGATAAAACATTCACTGTCCATAGGAATAAAGCCGGGCAAAATGAAAAACGTAACTTGGATGTTTCAACAGGAAATGATACTCGGGAATACCCATGTGTCTCATGCCATACAAACTGTTGCAAAGAATATGTGATATTTGTTAATGCACATGACGTTTACCGACTTTCAATCGGGTTAGGGTTGGACCCTGAGAATTTTCTTGATATATATGGTGCAAAAGATTTCGATCTGGGAATTAAGGTAAAAGAAGGCCTAGTTGATCTGGCTTTGAAACAAAAAAATGATGCATGTACATTTCTTGTTGAATCAAAAGATGTCTTTCGATGCACTGTAAATGAATTCAAACCTGGTGTGTGCAAATCATATCCATTTCAGATGAAAGATGGAAAACTAACTCAAATGAGTGATAAAATGTGTCCTGCTGATTGGAATACAAGAGAATTTGAAACAATGATGAAAACACATCTCAAAAAAGATGATGATGAATGGAAATTCTACCATGATCTTATCTTAGAATGGAATAAAAAACACTGGATGAGAAAACCACTGTCTGCATTTCTTAGATTTATTCTATACCAGGTCGCGCATTCTGTACCATTTGACTCTGATACTGCGTTAAGCCAGTAG
- a CDS encoding methyltransferase domain-containing protein, translating into MRSVTINLSFEKDHKEMKPIFDPIQYKITVKTNWNTVASEYHYNWADKKIGPFKSTMEIIKLSSIKPDNKILDVACGTGVVSKEISQVLGPKGLLVGIDLSRTALDIARGSISYQNSIFIEMDAENMGFNFKFDKVTCQYGLMFFPDSRKVLESIRKILKHDGVLVVAVHGLAEDVPYFSTIMKPVLEHIPDIRPYGTPTVHRFGNPKDLESELSGAGFEDVIITRHDFVYEPGTFEEYWTDYMNSTANSIKTKMESYGQEIMDKIKQDAKKNASQYERNGNLMFPWTVLIASGINH; encoded by the coding sequence ATGCGTTCAGTTACAATCAATTTAAGCTTTGAGAAAGACCATAAGGAAATGAAACCGATTTTTGATCCAATACAATACAAGATAACTGTCAAGACAAACTGGAATACAGTAGCTTCAGAATACCATTACAACTGGGCAGATAAAAAGATCGGACCATTCAAGTCCACCATGGAAATCATAAAATTGTCAAGCATCAAACCTGACAACAAGATACTAGATGTTGCTTGCGGCACAGGCGTTGTATCAAAAGAGATTTCTCAAGTGCTTGGTCCAAAAGGTCTCTTGGTTGGAATTGATTTGTCCAGAACAGCACTTGACATAGCAAGAGGATCAATATCATACCAGAATTCAATCTTTATTGAGATGGATGCAGAAAACATGGGATTTAATTTTAAGTTTGATAAAGTTACATGCCAGTATGGTCTTATGTTTTTTCCAGATTCAAGAAAAGTTTTAGAGTCAATTAGAAAAATTTTGAAGCATGATGGAGTGCTAGTTGTTGCAGTACATGGGCTTGCAGAGGATGTGCCGTATTTCAGTACCATAATGAAACCGGTTTTGGAGCACATTCCAGACATTAGACCGTATGGAACACCCACAGTACACAGATTTGGCAATCCAAAGGATTTAGAGTCAGAGTTATCAGGAGCAGGTTTTGAAGATGTCATCATAACAAGGCATGATTTTGTCTACGAACCTGGAACCTTTGAAGAGTATTGGACAGATTATATGAACTCTACTGCAAATTCTATCAAAACAAAGATGGAAAGCTATGGACAAGAGATCATGGACAAGATAAAACAGGATGCAAAGAAAAATGCATCACAATATGAAAGAAACGGTAACTTGATGTTCCCTTGGACTGTACTTATTGCATCCGGGATCAATCATTGA
- the purQ gene encoding phosphoribosylformylglycinamidine synthase subunit PurQ has translation MKVAIIVFPGSNCDRDMHHVLTDVFHLESKLVWHTDELPKNVDAIVLPGGFSYGDRLRAGVIAAHSPVIKDVKKMAEKGMPVLGVCNGFQILVESGLLPGALLKNTSLNFMCKWTEIIVKNNKTPFTNKFKLNQRIPIAIANGEGRYYADAKTLALLKKNNQIVFTYSEKVNGASLDIAGISNKAGNVVGMMPHPERSAEQIINPNDSKPASLIFESLLNTLGITA, from the coding sequence GTGAAGGTTGCAATAATCGTATTTCCTGGTAGTAATTGCGATCGTGACATGCATCATGTTTTAACAGATGTTTTTCATTTAGAGTCCAAGCTTGTGTGGCATACTGATGAGCTACCCAAGAATGTGGATGCCATAGTATTGCCGGGAGGGTTCTCGTATGGCGACAGACTACGGGCAGGAGTGATTGCTGCACATAGCCCTGTCATAAAAGACGTAAAGAAGATGGCTGAAAAGGGCATGCCTGTTCTTGGAGTGTGTAACGGCTTTCAAATATTGGTCGAATCTGGTCTTTTACCTGGTGCACTGCTAAAAAATACCTCTTTAAATTTTATGTGCAAGTGGACTGAAATAATTGTCAAAAACAACAAGACTCCTTTTACAAACAAGTTCAAACTAAACCAGAGAATCCCTATTGCAATAGCAAACGGCGAGGGTAGATACTATGCGGATGCTAAAACTCTCGCATTATTGAAAAAAAATAATCAAATCGTGTTTACCTATTCTGAAAAAGTTAACGGTGCCTCTCTTGACATAGCTGGAATATCAAACAAGGCAGGGAATGTAGTTGGAATGATGCCACATCCTGAAAGGTCTGCTGAACAAATCATAAATCCAAATGATTCAAAGCCTGCATCATTAATTTTTGAATCACTTTTGAATACACTGGGCATAACAGCATGA
- a CDS encoding Lrp/AsnC ligand binding domain-containing protein produces the protein MELSFVLVKSKMGHEMDVMNDILKIDGVKEATGTFGQYDIFVKVQAPTRPELDKIITKKIRMVQNVLSTTTLPALAGKNTK, from the coding sequence ATGGAACTCTCATTTGTCTTGGTGAAAAGCAAGATGGGGCATGAAATGGATGTCATGAACGATATTCTCAAGATTGATGGAGTAAAAGAAGCGACAGGAACATTTGGGCAGTATGATATATTTGTCAAGGTTCAGGCTCCTACAAGACCAGAATTGGATAAGATCATTACAAAAAAAATCCGCATGGTGCAAAACGTTCTTTCTACCACTACTCTACCTGCACTTGCTGGCAAGAACACAAAATAA
- the purL gene encoding phosphoribosylformylglycinamidine synthase subunit PurL — protein sequence MSLTPHESEYLEKKIGRKPNHLELQIVAAEWSEHCSYKSSKKHLRILPKEGKRVISGPGYDSGVLDVGDGYVVTVHIESHNHPSAVEPYGGAATGVGGVIRDILSAGTRPIALLDGLRFGNIEKDRHAQWLFKNAVRGIADYGNCLGIPTIGGEIEFDKCFTNYALVDVASIGFGKKENLIRNKAEKGDYVVLIGGSTGRDGVGGSQFASDKLEAENRSAVQIPDPFIEKLVIEVILEARNQKCIKAMKDLGGGGLSCAISETADALGVGIELDLSLVHTREQNMSPSEIMISESQERMLVITDLKKLDTLKKICDKFRVPYSVIGRIKSDTLMEVKLDKNTVAKLPSQIVANAPLLDRPSSKPKYLGNIEKIEKPKVPKDLSQTLLRMLSNPNIASKQWVYTQYDHEVGIRTVVKPGNDGAVLRLDNGKFLAAKIDGNSKHCYVNPRDGIIGCFDEACRNIVCTGAKPIGMVDHLQFGNPEDPEIFWTFKESVQAITDYARYFEIPCVGGKVSLYNETNEGPIKPTPLIGVLGLIDEKPLVSQKIENGDLLIILGITKDELGGSEYYEYIHELVGGKCPVVDMRSSKKIQDAVLELVQQDTVKIAHDCSKGGIAVAVSKICIMNNTGCTISVEKIPSEKLHHDELLFSESHSRFLLVIQPQNEKQTLSILKQRGITHARIGIFSGKDIIFKEKTNTVARVRVDKAQEKWLNSLGELVTHG from the coding sequence ATGAGCCTCACTCCTCACGAGTCTGAATACCTCGAAAAAAAAATAGGCAGAAAACCTAACCATTTAGAACTACAGATTGTCGCAGCAGAGTGGTCAGAACACTGCTCCTACAAGTCTTCTAAGAAACATCTTAGAATTTTACCAAAAGAGGGAAAACGTGTGATATCTGGACCAGGTTATGATTCTGGTGTGCTTGATGTTGGAGACGGCTATGTTGTCACAGTACACATTGAAAGTCATAATCATCCGTCTGCAGTGGAACCATATGGCGGTGCTGCTACTGGCGTTGGTGGAGTAATCCGAGACATATTGTCTGCTGGGACAAGACCGATTGCACTCTTGGATGGGTTACGTTTTGGGAATATTGAAAAAGATCGTCATGCTCAATGGCTCTTCAAAAATGCAGTACGGGGAATTGCAGACTATGGTAACTGTCTTGGAATCCCGACAATTGGTGGCGAGATTGAGTTTGACAAGTGTTTTACAAATTATGCTCTAGTTGATGTAGCATCAATTGGATTTGGCAAAAAAGAAAACCTGATCAGAAACAAGGCAGAAAAGGGTGATTATGTCGTTCTAATTGGAGGTTCTACTGGACGCGATGGAGTAGGTGGGTCACAATTTGCCTCTGATAAACTTGAAGCAGAAAACCGTTCTGCGGTACAAATTCCTGATCCATTTATTGAAAAACTAGTAATCGAGGTGATCTTGGAGGCACGAAATCAAAAATGCATCAAGGCAATGAAAGATTTAGGGGGCGGAGGGTTGTCATGTGCTATATCTGAGACTGCTGATGCACTGGGTGTAGGAATTGAACTTGATCTATCACTTGTCCACACTAGAGAACAAAACATGTCTCCTTCTGAGATAATGATATCTGAATCACAAGAAAGAATGCTCGTGATTACTGATCTGAAAAAACTTGATACACTAAAAAAAATATGTGACAAGTTCAGAGTCCCATACTCTGTAATCGGACGAATAAAAAGTGATACTTTGATGGAGGTGAAATTGGACAAAAATACGGTTGCAAAACTTCCAAGTCAGATAGTTGCAAACGCACCACTTCTTGATAGACCATCCTCTAAACCAAAATATCTGGGTAATATTGAAAAAATAGAAAAACCAAAAGTACCAAAAGATCTCTCACAGACACTCTTGAGAATGCTTTCAAATCCAAACATTGCAAGCAAACAGTGGGTATACACACAGTATGATCATGAAGTGGGAATAAGAACAGTTGTCAAGCCAGGAAATGACGGTGCCGTACTGAGGCTAGACAATGGTAAATTTTTGGCTGCAAAAATTGATGGGAATTCAAAACATTGTTACGTAAATCCAAGGGATGGCATCATTGGATGTTTTGATGAGGCTTGTAGAAACATAGTTTGCACTGGTGCAAAACCAATAGGAATGGTTGATCATCTACAATTCGGAAATCCAGAAGATCCTGAAATTTTTTGGACATTCAAAGAGTCAGTCCAGGCAATCACTGATTATGCCAGATATTTTGAAATTCCTTGTGTTGGGGGAAAAGTAAGTCTGTATAATGAAACTAATGAGGGCCCAATCAAACCAACTCCTCTTATTGGTGTGCTTGGTCTCATAGATGAAAAACCACTAGTTTCACAAAAAATTGAAAATGGAGACTTGCTTATCATACTTGGAATTACAAAAGACGAACTTGGAGGATCTGAATATTATGAATATATTCATGAACTAGTTGGTGGAAAGTGTCCTGTAGTTGATATGAGATCATCCAAGAAAATACAGGATGCTGTATTGGAATTAGTACAGCAGGATACTGTAAAAATTGCACATGATTGCTCCAAGGGAGGCATTGCAGTTGCAGTGTCAAAGATCTGCATCATGAATAATACCGGATGTACTATTTCAGTTGAAAAAATTCCTTCAGAAAAATTACATCATGATGAATTGTTGTTCTCAGAATCTCATTCACGATTTCTACTTGTAATACAGCCACAAAATGAAAAACAAACTTTGTCAATCCTCAAACAAAGGGGAATCACACATGCACGTATTGGAATATTTTCAGGCAAGGACATTATATTCAAAGAAAAAACAAATACTGTAGCTAGAGTAAGGGTTGATAAAGCACAAGAAAAATGGTTAAACTCGTTGGGGGAACTTGTAACACATGGTTAA
- a CDS encoding Lrp/AsnC family transcriptional regulator, with protein MEKGFILINCELGAEDYIIEELKTIPQVKSAHVTFGAYDVIAEIQAANSQEFDTILSQKIRSLTQVMSTMTLKATT; from the coding sequence ATGGAAAAGGGATTTATTTTAATCAATTGTGAACTAGGTGCAGAAGATTACATAATAGAGGAGCTCAAGACGATACCACAAGTAAAAAGTGCCCATGTCACATTTGGAGCCTACGATGTCATAGCAGAGATCCAGGCCGCAAATTCACAAGAGTTTGATACAATATTATCTCAAAAAATACGCTCGTTAACACAGGTAATGAGTACAATGACCCTAAAAGCCACTACTTGA